AAGTGTTAAGTTTCGTAATtaatcataacctaaaaaaatcatTCGTTGAGAATATTGCACATTTGCCGgttttatttatctataaaacttatttggaaaaattgcttCCATACAATTAAAATTCGTTACAATTATTGTTTCCAATATTAAAGTGAGATACGATTATTGCAGTGTTGCCAATAagataaaattgttatttccaGTTTCTGTACtatgttttgtcatttttcaaattttaatgaaattttgttaaaaagatATACAATTCGGATATTAAttaatcacaataaaataataatacttcCATTATTGTAACCATTTCTTTAAActtataataaaacatttttctatgcattgtaagtaaattttaatCATTAGATACTAAAAATAGTCTGACAACACTGTTAAGCTACGAACTTTCTAGCGATCATAGAATACTCTGCTTACAACGTTGCCAACTGAGACCAAAATATTTCTCTCTTCTACTTACTAACAACAGTCGATAATTAAATGAGATTAATGTCTgtatgttgatttttttcaattattgaggttatgttgtaTGGTGAAAGAATCTAAAAGTGATTTTGCTTGTAGGTTTGATATGGGGTGAAATGCGTTCGTTATGGTGTGACGGGTTGGAAGAATATATATCTGATTTATGGAATATCGTGGATTTCATAACGaatattttttacgtaataTGGTTAACGCTAAGAATAACCACAATCTATATTTGTTGGGcaagtaatttattaaaataatttatcgatCATGAATTGAGTCACGTGAGTTTTTGGGGAAAAAATACTAAACGCGGATGACATGCGATAAATTTAATCATCGTAAACAACTACAGGGTGGTACAAAATCTTGTAAACTTGTTGAAAATAGTGtgttatatatttcatttagatTTTAATGATTCTTGAATCTTATAGTAATATATTGAcgtgtattttataaaaaaaataactttattacaaaaatgaacTAATAGACCGGgcaaattagataaaaaaaattgttggaacAACTAAAATTCCTATAGAGTTGAATTTTAGTGGAGACGTTGGGTTCactattagaaataaattcCCTAAAGTTTTCATTGATGTTATGTGTCCTAAAAAAAGTTACGATAcaaattttaggttttttcgaattttcctcGTAAATGGTGGTTCTAAGCGAAAAAAGTATAgggatattttttatagataattttatgatctacaatttttgtttcatctaattttttgataaaactcgcCGTTTAggagaaaaatcgaaaatttagtACTGTGGGAATTCATTCATTTGACATGTCTattttgaccggactataaattgtgtttttccATCTCGGAggcgaattttttttattccttcctAGAGAGACGAAAGAGAAGGTAAAACGACTTGGTATCCAAGAGAAGAGTGGGATTCTTTCGAACCCATGCTACTATCAGAAGGAGCTTTTGCTGCCGGGATGATATTCaggtatttaattttaaaaaaaattatttttaatagatattttgtttttgaaaaacttaCCTTCGTctaatcactttttttttacataaaaaccTATCTGAAACAGAATTCAACGATGTTACGACAACATCTGTTGATGTCTGTACAacacaataaatataattaacttAAACTAGGGTGTGTTTTACACCCCATATTAAAACAATTAGTTTTTATTGATCCGATTGATATTTCTAATGTTCCTTTCTTTCTATtccgaatttttttcaaataccaagCGTGGACATGAAGTAAATTCAATCGGAATTGttgtcaatttcaaatttatattttgatgaaaacaGTAATTAGGTCGAAACATCAAATATATTGActattaacaaaactattcttTTATTTCACATAGCATACATTACGTCACTCAATAAGTCgggtgactgacacacagatggcgcgcGTCTGTCAAATGCATATGACGTACCGAAGTACAGACTTTCAAAATACTAAGTGTGGAAATAAAATACACAAAAGACaaattgttatatattgttTTCTAAATCTTACGACGGGAACGCAAAAAAGTAACAAGGGGACAAATCGGGACGTCGAATCAGCCACTGTAAATCACGCTTGATTCAGATAAGGAAATTACACATGAAACTGTGACTTTAGGTGATTAAAAATGTCTCCAGAAGTACCTCAAACGCGTTTGTTCTAAAAGAACTTTCGAAATGTCATAGGAAACGacttattatattcatttttattgttttttttgcaGTTTTCTCAAGTTGGTACATATATTCAGTGTCAATCCTCATCTAGGACCTCTTCAAATATCTCTAGGTCGTATGATTATCGATATTGTCAAATTCTTCTTTATCTACACGTTGGTGTTGTTCGCTTTTGGGTGTGGTGAGTAACAGGGATTTGTCATTGTTTTAACGACGTTTCGATAACATAAAAGCATTCTTCAGTCGCTAATTTTCGTGTGTTTCTAAAGGAATTAACTTTCGTAGGTTTGAACCAATTACTGTGGTACTACGCCGAATTGGAAAAGAAGAAATGCTACCATTTACCGAGTGGTTTACCGGATTTTGATAATAACGATAAAGCTTGTACAATTTGGAGAAGATACGcgaagtaaataaattatttatacgCGATATCGTGATTTATctgatgattttttcagtttgttCGAAACGTCTCAGTCCCTTTTCTGGGCTAGCTTCGGACTAGTAGATTTGATGTGTTTCGAACTAACTGGTATAAAAGGTTTTACAAGATTTTGGGCGCTATTGATGTTTGGATCGTATTCGGTGATAAACATCATAGTTTTACTCAATATGCTTATTGCGATGATGTCAAATTCCTATCAGATTATTTCTGTAAGTATATACaacttattcaaaataatcaaaaattacttaccctgtatataaaaatctcaattatAGCTTAGCAAATCTCTCAAAacgataaaataataactaaatattCAATTGACAATAAAATTTCGTAAGTCGTTATAAAAGTTAAactaatttgactggactataactTTAATCTACAAATGGAAAGCGGACGTTTTTAGGATGCTTAGTAGCGAAAAGtcgaaaataaatttgtgtttcTATGAGTCATAATCGGTAAAAATCGAATGATAGATTAAataggaataaaaataaatcgatttttattttttttttaaccacgAATAACTCCTAATCGACGTTCTAGGAACGTTCCGATACGGAATGGAAATTCGCTAGGAGTCGATTATGGGTAAACTACTTCGATTCTGGCGATACTCTCCCACCTCCATTCAATATAATGCCAAGTCCGAAAGTTTTACTTAGAAATTTCGGTTGTGATAAAGGCGCAATCAATACTACGAGTTTTAAAGTACGTCATAATACAAATTTTGCTAATTATTACATGcggtagattttttttttaatttacaggCGAAATCTAGAGAAAAAGTACGCGAAAGACACGAAACCGTAATGAAACTATTGGTGAGAAGATACGTTACGGCTGAGCAAAGGAAAAGAGACGATTACGGCGTAACTGAAGATGATGTAATGGAAATAAGACAAGATATTTCTAGTTTGAGATACGAATTGATtgatatattgagaaaaaacgGGATGAAAACGCCGCAAATTAATCTAGAAGATACTCAACGTAAGTATATACATTTCctttgatttcaatattatttttaaaaactggcAACGGTGTTTTACGGTATCCAAAAGAACGTCATCACTTAATAAAAGACAAACGTACCTGTTGTATGTATATGCATTAATATTCGatagaaaaagatgaaaaatgtaaaggttatgttttgatttgtttatcATTGTTAGAGATGTTACagttattttgttatatgaaataattttactattttctcGTGTTGTTAAgtgatttaaatgaaatatgatGTTTCACGTATTTCAGTTGCCGGGAAAAAGGGGAAAATGATGGAAAGACGTCTGATGAAAGATTTCCATATAGGTATAGTCGAAGGTATAGTtcaagaaatgaaaatgaacCCGACCGAAACGAAAAACGTTTTCGGTCATATAGCCAAAGTTATAGGCCGCAGGGCGACTTTCAAATCGACTAAAAAAGATTGGAACGCGTTAGTAAGAAAGAATACAACGACTTCCAATCCTATAGGTACCGCCCAAGAATTAGAGGCTAGTAGAATAAAGAGGCAAAGTTTGAGGAGACACATTTTGAGTAATACGGTTTTAGACGATGATAAATTATTGGGTGAGTGAAGAATGAAGAATTAACAACttagattgtttaatttttcgatatatttttctaGAATATAATCCTAATTTAACGGAAATACCGAAAACGGCGAGAGTGGCTTACGCtaaatttatgaataagaaaattcGATTTGAATATAAATCGGAAACGGAAAGGATTTCCGAAAATAAAGAAGCTGGTCGGGAGGAAGCTATAGAACGTAAACAATCTGTTAAATTTGAAGGTAATTAttacactaataaaaataattattcagaaaaaatcttgaacttttttataaaatgacgaccaaaatatttaagaatacACTCAGAAAaagaatattcacaaaaatttcaaatatttttgtaaaaaacaaaaaataagcgATAATTCCTCTAAATTACACTGATAAAAATGTTGTATTTGAAAGATCTTAAAATTATCTGTGAAATAGCGAccaaaatatttaagaatacACTCAGAAAcagaatattcacaaaaatttcaaatatttttgtaaaaaacaa
The sequence above is drawn from the Diorhabda carinulata isolate Delta chromosome 6, icDioCari1.1, whole genome shotgun sequence genome and encodes:
- the LOC130895917 gene encoding transient receptor potential protein isoform X3; amino-acid sequence: MKIGESIEQLINNTGDDPNDEPILKELLDRPLSQIEKTFLLHAERGDCATVKRIIDEYKGNPAEFDINCVDPLNRSALISAIENENIELIKLLLVENIQVKDGLLHAIKEEYVEAVEVLLNWEEEHHAVGEPYVSRFFFNKKCSNGLLLLVFFQSWEKIDRSASTFTSDITPLILAAHKNNYEIIKLLLDRGATLPMPHDVRCGCDECVFSSKADSLRHSQARINAYRALSSPSLISLSSNDPLLTAFELSWDLRRLSKMETEFKMEYIDMRSQVQQFATSLLDHARTSYELEIMLNYDPDGDIWVTGERQTLERLKMAINYKQKAFIAHPNVQQLLATIWYEGLPGFRRKNMIGQGIQVAKIGMMFPVYCMIYMVAPNSQMGSFMKKPFVKFICHSASYAFFLTLLGAASQRVEVLFLEWFGTDWVQDMVKEWKRKERGAFFGIAECGVIFYVISLIWGEMRSLWCDGLEEYISDLWNIVDFITNIFYVIWLTLRITTIYICWANEREGKTTWYPREEWDSFEPMLLSEGAFAAGMIFSFLKLVHIFSVNPHLGPLQISLGRMIIDIVKFFFIYTLVLFAFGCGLNQLLWYYAELEKKKCYHLPSGLPDFDNNDKACTIWRRYANLFETSQSLFWASFGLVDLMCFELTGIKGFTRFWALLMFGSYSVINIIVLLNMLIAMMSNSYQIISERSDTEWKFARSRLWVNYFDSGDTLPPPFNIMPSPKVLLRNFGCDKGAINTTSFKAKSREKVRERHETVMKLLVRRYVTAEQRKRDDYGVTEDDVMEIRQDISSLRYELIDILRKNGMKTPQINLEDTQLAGKKGKMMERRLMKDFHIGIVEGIVQEMKMNPTETKNVFGHIAKVIGRRATFKSTKKDWNALVRKNTTTSNPIGTAQELEASRIKRQSLRRHILSNTVLDDDKLLEYNPNLTEIPKTARVAYAKFMNKKIRFEYKSETERISENKEAGREEAIERKQSVKFEGAAISNTSTGNRGAIEVQDKQDKAQSGDDFIAQNFSLKHSRIQIRRVSLL